One window of Daphnia carinata strain CSIRO-1 chromosome 7, CSIRO_AGI_Dcar_HiC_V3, whole genome shotgun sequence genomic DNA carries:
- the LOC130698739 gene encoding LOW QUALITY PROTEIN: protein-S-isoprenylcysteine O-methyltransferase-like (The sequence of the model RefSeq protein was modified relative to this genomic sequence to represent the inferred CDS: inserted 1 base in 1 codon), translating into MHIHGKIGCFSFVVAFLLNLIITVFVALHLHSPEIAHEEKPTIGLHYAILISCVLLIISCLSSRICCQGQIFEIVWRSILLGIGQALGITVTSCCSTNYHSLGWYISIMSFFHFSEFVVTSVIRPQNLTPEXFLLNHSKAYGIAALVSWVEYWTELWLFPGLKKNYWISGIGLFLCIGGEIVRKTAMLTAFHNFDHLIRTQREEHHQLVTGGIYSLCRHPSYVGWFYWSIGTQIILCNPLCSVAYLIASWKFFYERVFEEEMTLLHFFGHEYVVYQSKVPTGLPFIHGYNIN; encoded by the exons ATGCATATTCATGGGAAAATAGGGTGCTTTAGTTTTGTGGTTGCTTTCCTTCTTAATCTCATCATCACTGTTTTCGTCGCGCTTCATTTGCATTCACCGGAAATTGCTCATGAAGAAAAACCTACTATTGGACTTCATTATGCCATACTCATTTCATGTGTCCTGTTAATAATCAGTTGTCTGTCATCACGAATTTGTTGTCAAGGACAAATTTTTGaa ATTGTTTGGAGATCCATACTACTTGGGATAGGCCAAGCATTGGGAATTACAGTTACATCTTGTTGTAGTACAAACTATCATTCATTAGGATG GTACATTTCAATTATGTCTTTTTTCCACTTTTCTGAATTTGTTGTGACATCAGTAATAAGGCCCCAAAACCTAACACCTG AGTTTTTGCTTAACCACAGTAAAGCATATGGTATAGCAGCCTTAGTTTCTTGGGTTGAATATTGGACTGAATTGTGGCTTTTCCCAG GTTTAAAGAAGAATTATTGGATAAGCGGAATTGGTCTGTTTCTTTGTATTGGAGGAGAAATTGTAAGGAAGACTGCCATGCTGACCGCCTTCCATAATTTTGATCATCTTATCAGGACCCAGCGTGAAGAACATCACCAACTTGTCACTGGAGGCATCTACAGCCTGTGCCGTCATCCGAGTTATGTAGGATGGTTTTATTGGTCCATCGGTACACAAATTATTTTATGTAATCCATTGTGCTCTGTTGCATACTTGATCGCATCTTGGAAGTTTTTTTATGAACGCGtgtttgaagaagaaatgactcttttgcatttctttggTCATGAGTATGTTGTTTACCAATCCAAAGTGCCTACTGGTTTGCCATTTATTCACGGGTATAATATAAATTAA
- the LOC130698711 gene encoding uncharacterized protein LOC130698711 — MFAEWVTRCHIKHILAIAEHPETNGLVGRVNRTLTLALCAFVNAEHTDWDLHLAAATYAINTARQATTEITPFELVNGRPSVLAIENLFPWPKNEQEPHATYLSCVSELRSSARLRIVEKQRKSKERTDRVSELRSSARLRIVEKQRKSKERTRASPR; from the coding sequence ATGTTTGCCGAATGGGTAACGCGCTGTCatattaaacacattttggccaTTGCAGAGCATCCGGAGACCAATGGATTAGTGGGACGAGTTAATCGTACATTAACCCTTGCATTATGCGCCTTCGTCAACGCCGAACATACGGACTGGGACTTACATTTAGCAGCCGCAACGTACGCTATTAATACTGCCCGCCAAGCCACAACCGAGATAACGCCGTTTGAATTAGTGAATGGTCGTCCATCAGTCCTGGCCATAGAGAATCTCTTTCCTTGGCCAAAGAACGAACAAGAACCACATGCCACTTATTTGTCATGCGTTTCGGAATTGAGGTCGTCAGCTCGTTTGCGCATTGTGGAAAAACAGCGGAAAAGCAAGGAAAGAACAGATCGCGTTTCGGAATTGAGGTCGTCAGCTCGTTTGCGCATTGTGGAAAAACAGCGGAAAAGCAAGGAAAGAACCCGAGCTTCTCCAAGGTGA
- the LOC130698758 gene encoding LOW QUALITY PROTEIN: pre-mRNA-splicing factor CWC22 homolog (The sequence of the model RefSeq protein was modified relative to this genomic sequence to represent the inferred CDS: inserted 3 bases in 2 codons), with protein sequence MESVVKAVGLPVNFSEEVEDDTDKKIEEKSSSTKFENSRKRRYSSDEEYRSRERKDHYEIGXRYWADEGTRSHRTNILREQDHHSRKKKDHQKNCNPNPMNEEGVKEQKKEKEVDPIMTRTGGAYIPPARLRMMQAQITDKSSLAFQRLSWEALKKSIHGLINKVNVSNICLIVTSLFKENIIRGRGLLTRSIIQAQAASPTFTHVYAALAAVINTKFPNIGELLLTRLILQFRRGFRRNDKQICMSSTRFIAHLVNQQVAHELLALEILTLLLENATGDSVEVAVGFLKECGQKLSEVSPRGLTAVFDRLRHVLHEADLDKRAKFMIEVMFQVHKGGFKDNPAIVAELDQVEEEDQFTHLMSIEEEKLDPQEMLNVFKHDPEYEANEEKYQAVKIEIIGDDSGEIDGSDEDNEESSEESASEEEAKGKETNICVMLTWCFPFCFCLVFXEGDIVDETETNLIALRRTIYLTIQSSLDHNECAHKMMKMQMKPGQEIELCHMILDCCTQQRTYEKFFGLLAQRFCQINKAYIPPFEQIFHDTYDTIHRLDTNKLRNVAKMFAHLLFTDAVSWQVMANIRLTEEDTTSSSRIFLKILFQELAEYMGLSKLNLRLKDQTLQTHFEGIFPRDDPRNTRFAINYFTSIGLGGLTDELREHLRTHPKPPPVTVPAPVSTLSAAAAQLLLESSDSDSSSSSSSSSSSSSSSSSTSSSSSSDGKGRNKGSRKKLRSSNNKSKSESRSVRKLSPEEIRTRDQPSDRHQGDRNRSNRHFNEKESKSSSRR encoded by the exons ATGGAGAGCGTTGTGAAAGCTGTCGGCCTACCTGTAAATTTCTCGGAAGAAGTTGAGGAtgacacagacaaaaaaatagaagaaaaaagttctTCCACCAAGTTCGAAAACAGTCGGAAACGACGGTACAGCTCAGACGAAGAATATAGAAGCCGAGAAAG gaaagaTCATTATGAGATTG TCCGTTATTGGGCAGATGAAGGGACCAGATCTCACCGCACCAATATTTTGAGAGAACAAGATCATCattcaaggaaaaagaaagatcaccaaaaaaattgtaatcCAAATCCCATGAATGAAGAAGGTGTGAAAGagcagaagaaagagaaagaggtgGATCCGATTATGACACGAACTGGGGGAGCCTACATTCCTCCGGCCAGATTGAGAATGATGCAAGCACAAATAACAGACAAATCCAGCTTAGCTTTCCAGCGTTTATCTTGGGAAGCTCTAAAAAAATCCATTCATGGATTGATTAACAAAGTTAATGTGTCAAATATCTGTTTGATTGTTACATCATTGTTCAAGGAAAACATAATACGGGGACGTGGCCTCCTAACCAGGTCTATTATTCAAGCCCAAGCAGCATCACCAACTTTTACACATGTTTATGCTGCACTAGCTGCAGTAATCAACACTAAG TTTCCCAATATTGGTGAACTGCTATTGACTCGCCTCATTCTTCAGTTCCGTCGTGGATTTCGTCGTAATGACAAGCAGATCTGTATGAGTTCGACAAGATTCATAGCACATCTTGTGAACCAACAAGTG gCCCATGAACTTTTGGCTCTAGAGATTTTAACTCTTTTACTGGAAAATGCGACAGGCGATTCAGTAGAAGTAGCTGTTGGTTTCTTGAAAGAATGCGGACAGAAATTGAGTGAAGTGTCTCCACGAGGACTAACTGCCGTCTTTGATCGTCTTCGTCATGTTTTACATGAAGCTGATTTAGACAAGCGTGCCAAGTTCATGATTGAAGTAATGTTTCAAGTACATAAAGGTGGTTTCAAAGACAATCCCGCGATTGTGGCGGAATTGGAccaagtggaagaagaagatcagTTCACTCATCTGATgtcaattgaagaagaaaagcttgaCCCTCAGGAGATGTTAA ATGTTTTCAAGCATGATCCAGAGTATGAAGCCAATGAAGAAAAGTATCAAGCTGTTAAAATAGAAATCATAGGCGACGATTCTGGCGAGATCGATGGTTCTGATGAAGATAACGAAGAATCGAGTGAAGAAAGTGCGTCTGAGGAAGAAGCCAAAggtaaagaaacaaatatttgtGTCATGTTGACTTGGTGTTTTCCGTTCTGTTTCTGTCTTGTTTT AGAGGGTGACATAGTTGACGAAACGGAGACCAATCTGATAGCTCTTCGTCGAACGATTTATCTGACTATCCAGAGTAGTTTAGACCACAACGAATGTGCTCataaaatgatgaaaatgcaaatgaagccAGGACAGGAAATTGAGTTATGCCACATGATTTTGGATTGCTGCACGCAACAGAGGACGTACGAGAAATTCTTTGGACTTCTAGCGCAA AGGTTTTGTCAGATTAATAAGGCATACATTCCACCATTTGAGCAAATTTTTCATGATACATACGATACGATTCATCGATTGGATACCAACAAATTGCGAAACGTGGCTAAAATGTTTGCTCACTTACTTTTCACGGATGCAGTCAGCTGGCAAGTTATGGCTAATATTCGACTGACGGAAGAAGATACGACTAGTTCTTCGAGAATATTTCTTAAGATTTTGTTTCAAGAACTGGCAGAGTACATGGGTTTGAGCAAGCTGAATCTTCGACTTAAAGATCA AACTTTGCAAACACATTTTGAAGGCATTTTCCCCCGTGATGATCCCCGGAACACTCGATTCGCCATAAATTACTTCACTTCAATTGGATTGGGAGGCTTGAC AGACGAGCTTCGTGAACATCTTCGAACGCACCCTAAACCGCCACCGGTCACAGTTCCTGCGCCGGTATCTACACTGTCAGCTGCGGCCGCACAGTTATTGTTGGAGTCATCCGATTCCGATTCaagttcatcttcttcctcctcgtcatcatcgtcgtcatcatcatcatcaacttCATCGTCCTCCTCGAGTGATGGAAAAGGCAGAAACAAAGGTTCGCGGAAGAAACTGCGTTCTTCAAATAATAAGTCGAAATCGGAAAGTCGATCAGTCCGAAAACTAAGCCCCGAAGAGATCCGGACTAGAGATCAGCCATCCGATCGCCATCAAGGTGATCGAAACAGGAGCAATCGACActtcaatgaaaaagaatctAAAAGTAGTTCGCGCCGATAA
- the LOC130698738 gene encoding girdin-like, with protein sequence MASGQQQYRKHSEYSMPAATPMDQLMQGPLVAWVRTFKDDDENRTELDYSQLIDGAFLDNVFSRLDPRTNGRAHIQPAEDVYTRIRNFDSLVRAVKGFYEDVLGQFVLVRLPDPVTLGRDPDSETGLAGMQTLLLLVLGCAVQGPSKESVIEDIKRLPLATQHDIVNCIQQVADNPACVWNKDWTEWESIESCHGTWEDKEEQQQHRDELFRILVQHLRRLVQERDDYAHQFTNVVLRELSNSNNANTMSSMQRHSNASPQSGVVVELAEAKAKIRRWRQELEEKCEQVAELRDELDALKTQSSKIKQENIDLVQEARLSKALRDELDIVRERASKVDRLEAELNRYKDKLNDIDYYKARLDELREDNRLLEETKVILEGQLESARQRAELVLDLEGELLKCKSQLTNLLVEKEADKERLKKLAEENAHWQLCTKNCLSESASLTAELESLRAHQALSDAASKDQFANLGEQMSSVDLLGKARRLELENQRLTNLLSSTNAKESGVRGDNGEKILQLEGECTRLKLRLVDLEEERRAKESHVAEMMAAVTLRAAEVEKQHQDLHRNHQEQQNLIENLKMERCKIEELELQVSSLGAENQKLQRSADLFQRRVDSVQNESRDLESENAKLHKTVESLRHSLRRLNDLEKENTDLESENHRLDRESKGLHKEIVRLKQSIEIKDASLDEFSSKLSTAEREWKRLAKEVSALQAQGCKLRELERDNKELQQSSIVEHKTLAAIREELVQEKIRCQQLQCQLDTNCRTLEISRIERETLKSANEELTQRCVAAASLELAANKPEAAGYAQQQESLPPTLELGREVLAVKDRLVELERQNAVLLAEKDNLTAQICSQKERVNETGAQLAALSQQLATLQVENSTLASQLDSTTTQNSGIQTALAAVESEREKLAAQLQSSDSRLERVARDQQELQTLHEQLQSEYDALLAEREQLKICQRESKTELRSLHDQLATSVVAEQEWQRSRTELQEELDKSRAETRSLTNLRAEHSRLKDDFRSLFVANEKLKSEYKCLQNDYKSLRGEHNTLKLKHTQLQGEAAESRHQVTNLDVELSKLNNKCDVLQQWNTTLEEDKRNLVNQVSVLLAQYHELFSQTLEEKDHFHEETKNFSDKFNHLKRQKEILEDKIMEQYRRMENCPSGGSGSPFKKNAKASIGALFVRKMRRASSELISRVPRSRSRNRVGDGLVSGDRESPDQQDGQMDTFSLESGSHSGSNSGCGSIDGGSGGEGDATPTSLTGSVGGTSTDLHPGSGRSWNERDRNRQSMPIIHYQHTDPGNCAPTTTGSAHHPVSPDGVCNGSPTTNSNSQINGNPLLSNLSAINGNSDDVESECNAHNSAATNTPHPKGSLSGNLISAAPLMMMAPCSPHVQQTSARVDGLVTGFHASSTPNSGKNAVPVGALPRFGQPSRSLALLERAGSRQPLCLSEVDPSLVLCDSASPLALPLASRSSPSMTPRNVSPSGSDSMPMVSNNTSSASNNKNHNNNNQINSSSSSRSGTPATLVQTSMTGISPTPLDTSTPNPKLFPHLTCTTRINVNISTAAITPLTSSPSPSSPLFPGPLERRGSLRLPPRPSPRISSAEGPPLPARVTNLDKPALPPRLYTSSTAAPAVEEKPVEDTTVNGSTTGAGSASSIWYEYGCV encoded by the exons cgaCCCAAGAACGAATGGAAGAGCCCATATCCAGCCGGCAGAAGATGTCTACACTCGAATCCGAAACTTCGATTCCCTGGTACGAGCCGTTAAAGGATTCTACGAG GACGTGTTGGGTCAATTCGTGTTAGTCCGCTTACCTGATCCAGTGACACTTGGTCGTGACCCGGACAGTGAGACCGGTTTAGCTGGAATGCAGACGCTCTTATTGTTGGTTCTTGGCTGCGCCGTTCAGGGTCCCAGCAAGGAGAGCGTCATTGAAGACATAAAAAGACTTCCTCTGGCAACTCAACACGACATAGTTAATTGTATACAGCAG GTGGCTGACAACCCAGCATGCGTGTGGAACAAAGACTGGACAGAATGGGAATCCATCGAATCATGCCATGGAACATGGGAGGATAAAGAAGAGCAGCAACAGCACCGCGATGAACTGTTTCGAATTTTAGTTCAACATTTACGTCGGCTCGTCCAAGAACGAGATGATTACGCTCAT CAATTTACGAACGTCGTGCTGAGAGAGTTGTCGAACAGTAACAATGCCAATACCATGTCCTCCATGCAGCGCCACAGCAACGCTTCGCCGCAGAGCGGCGTCGTCGTCGAGCTGGCCGAAGCCAAAGCCAAGATCCGTCGCTGGCGCCAAGAACTGGAGGAGAAATGCGAGCAAGTGGCGGAATTGCGCGACGAGCTCGACGCTCTGAAAACTCAATCGTCGAAAATCAAACAAGAGAATATTGACCTGGTGCAGGAGGCGAGATTGTCGAAAGCCTTGCGCGACGAATTGGACATAGTCCGTGAGAGGGCATCGAAAGTGGATCGATTGGAAGCCGAATTGAACCGCTATAAAGACAAACTCAACGACATCGACTACTACAAGGCTCGCCTGGACGAGCTCCGTGAAGACAATCGGCTGCTAGAAGAGACCAAAGTCATCTTAGAGGGGCAGCTGGAAAGCGCCCGGCAGAGGGCAGAGCTCGTTCTCGACTTGGAGGGCGAACTCCTCAAATGCAAGAGCCAATTGACGAATCTGCTGGTGGAGAAAGAGGCCGATAAGGAGCGGCTGAAGAAACTGGCCGAGGAGAACGCCCACTGGCAACTCTGCACCAAAAACTGTTTGAGCGAATCGGCCAGCTTGACGGCCGAGCTCGAATCGTTGAGAGCTCATCAGGCTTTGTCCGACGCCGCGTCCAAGGACCAGTTTGCCAATCTCGGCGAGCAGATGAGCTCCGTGGACCTGCTGGGCAAAGCCAGACGTCTGGAGCTGGAGAACCAGCGGCTGACGAATTTGCTGTCGTCGACCAACGCCAAAGAGTCGGGCGTCCGCGGCGACAACGGCGAAAAGATATTGCAACTCGAAGGAGAATGCACCCGGCTCAAATTACGTCTCGTAGACCTAGAAGAAGAACGGCGAGCTAAAGAGAGCCATGTGGCCGAGATGATGGCAGCCGTCACCCTGCGCGCTGCCGAAGTCGAAAAGCAACACCAGGATCTCCATCGCAACCACCAGGAACAGCAAAATCTCATCGAAAATCTCAAG ATGGAACGATGCAAGATAGAAGAACTCGAATTACAAGTCTCCTCGCTTGGTGCTGAAAATCAGAAACTGCAGCGCTCCGCCGATCTCTtccag AGACGAGTGGATTCAGTTCAGAACGAATCACGCGACCTGGAATCGGAGAATGCAAAGCTACACAAAACGGTGGAAAGTCTTCGGCATTCGCTGCGGCGACTAAACGACTTGGAGAAGGAGAACACGGACCTTGAGAGCGAGAACCACCGCCTCGATCGCGAAAGCAAAGGACTTCACAAGGAGATTGTTCGACTCAAACAATCCATTGAG ATAAAAGACGCCTCGTTGGACGAATTCAGTTCTAAACTTTCGACGGCTGAACGCGAGTGGAAACGCTTGGCTAAGGAAGTGAGTGCGTTGCAGGCGCAAGGATGTAAGCTGCGCGAGCTGGAACGCGACAACAAAGAGCTCCAACAGTCGTCCATCGTCGAGCACAAAACTCTGGCGGCCATCAG AGAGGAACTGGTTCAAGAGAAGATTCGCTGCCAGCAGTTGCAATGCCAACTGGACACCAATTGTCGAACGCTGGAGATCAGCCGAATCGAGCGCGAAACGCTCAAGAGTGCCAACGAAGAATTGACGCAGCGCTGTGTTGCGGCGGCCAGTCTCGAACTGGCCGCTAACAAGCCAGAAGCTGCTGGATATGCGCAGCAACAGGAATCGCTGCCTCCGACTTTAGAGCTGGGTCGAGAAGTGCTAGCCGTTAAAGATCGATTGGTTGAGCTCGAGCGTCAGAATGCCGTGCTGTTAGCCGAGAAAGACAACCTGACGGCTCAGATTTGCTCGCAAAAGGAGCGAGTCAATGAGACGGGGGCGCAATTGGCCGCTTTGTCGCAACAGTTGGCCACGCTCCAGGTCGAGAACTCAACCCTGGCCTCCCAACTGGATTCGACGACGACGCAGAACTCCGGCATCCAGACGGCGCTGGCTGCTGTTGAATCCGAGCGAGAGAAACTGGCTGCCCAACTGCAGTCGTCCGATAGCAGGTTGGAACGCGTCGCTCGAGATCAGCAAGAGCTGCAGACGCTGCACGAACAGCTTCAGAGCGAATACGACGCTCTGCTGGCCGAACGCGAACAACTGAAGATCTGTCAACGCGAAAGCAAAACGGAATTGAGGTCCTTGCACGACCAGTTGGCCACGAGCGTCGTGGCCGAGCAGGAATGGCAACGCTCGCGGACGGAGCTGCAAGAAGAGCTGGATAAGTCGAGGGCCGAAACGCGGTCGTTGACTAATCTCAGAGCTGAGCACTCGCGTCTCAAAGATGATTTCCGCTCACTCTTCGTGGCCAATGAGAAGCTCAAAAGCGAGTACAAGTGTTTGCAGAACGACTACAAGAGCCTACGCGGTGAGCATAACACGTTGAAACTTAAGCACACCCAGTTGCAAGGAGAAGCTGCCGAATCTCGCCACCAG GTGACCAACCTGGATGTAGAATTAAGCAAGTTGAACAACAAGTGCGATGTTCTGCAACAATGGAACACGACTCTGGAAGAAGATAAGCGCAATCTGGTCAATCAAGTGTCGGTTTTGCTGGCCCAGTACCACGAACTCTTCAGCCAGACGCTCGAGGAAAAAGACCACTTCCACGAGGAAACCAAGAACTTTAGCGATAAGTTCAACCATCTCAAACGACAGAAGGAAATTCTCGAGGACAAAATAATGGAGCAGTATCGCCGGATGGAAAACTGTCCAAGCGGAGGAAGCGGATCGCCCTTCAAGAAGAACGCGAAGGCCAGCATTGGCGCTCTCTTTGTACGTAAAATGCGGAGGGCCTCGTCAGAATTAATCAGTCGCGTTCCGCGTTCACGATCCCGCAATCGGGTTGGCGACGGACTCGTATCTGGCGACCGGGAAAGCCCGGACCAACAAGACGGACAAATGGATACGTTCAGCTTGGAATCCGGATCGCATTCCGGCTCCAATTCCGGATGCGGTTCCATCGACGGCGGCAGCGGAGGCGAAGGCGACGCGACGCCCACCAGTCTAACGGGCAGTGTCGGCGGTACCTCTACAGATCTTCATCCGGGAAGCGGGAGGAGTTGGAATGAGCGGGATCGCAATCGACAATCCATGCCCATCATTCACTACCAACATACAGATCCTGGAAATTGTGCTCCAACCACCACTGGTTCTGCGCATCATCCAGTTTCTCCTGATGGCGTGTGCAACGGTTCCCCAACAACAAATAGCAACAGTCAAATCAACGGCAACCCACTTCTGTCTAACTTATCGGCAATCAACGGAAACTCGGACGACGTGGAATCCGAGTGTAACGCGCACAATTCCGCCGCGACCAACACACCACATCCCAAAGGTTCACTGAGCGGCAATCTGATATCGGCTGCAccgttgatgatgatggctcCCTGCTCTCCGCATGTTCAGCAGACTTCGGCTAGAGTCGACGGCCTTGTCACCGGATTCCACGCCAGTTCCACACCCAATTCGGGTAAGAACGCCGTTCCAGTAGGCGCGTTACCGAGGTTCGGCCAACCGTCGCGCAGCCTAGCGCTGCTGGAGCGCGCCGGATCGAGGCAGCCTCTTTGCCTTTCCGAAGTCGATCCGTCTCTAGTCTTGTGCGATTCCGCCAGCCCTCTGGCTTTGCCGTTGGCGTCTCGTTCGTCACCGTCGATGACGCCCCGCAACGTGAGTCCATCCGGTAGCGACTCGATGCCGATGGTTAGCAATAACACCAGCAGCGCGAGCAACAACAAGAAccacaataataataatcagaTTAACAGCAGCAGCTCAAGCCGAAGTGGGACGCCTGCTACTCTAGTCCAAACATCAATGACGGGAATCAGTCCGACGCCTCTTGACACAAGCACTCCCAATCCCAAGTTGTTTCCGCACCTCACCTGCACCACCCGCATCAATGTTAATATAAGCACAGCAGCCATTACTCCTCTGACATCATCcccatcgccttcgtctccCTTGTTTCCTGGCCCTTTAGAAAGAAGAGGCTCTCTGCGACTTCCACCTAGACCTTCGCCTAGGATATCCTCCGCCGAGGGTCCTCCTCTGCCAGCTAGAGTGACCAATCTGGATAAGCCTGCATTACCACCACGGCTATATACCAGTAGCACAGCAGCACCAGCGGTGGAAGAGAAGCCTGTCGAGGACACGACCGTTAATGGCAGCACTACTGGCGCAGGCAGTGCCAGCTCTATATGGTACGAATACGGATGCGTCTGA